The genomic window AAAAGCCAGACGTGGGCGAGGATGCTGGCCGCGCCTGCGGCGGCGATCAACGCGGGCCAGCGGCGGGGCGGTGCCAGCAGCATCGCCGCCACATACAAGCCTGCTCCTGGCCAGAAGGTCGCGACCGCCGAAGGTCGGAGGGAGAGCGCGTGGCCGAGTAGGACCGCGGCGCAGTAGGCAAGGCCGAACAGTGCCGCCGCCCCGCCACGCCCGGGCGTGACGGGCGCGTCCAGGCGCTTGTCGGCGGAACCGGGGGTGAAGCCGCCGCTGCCCGGAGATGCGTCCGGCGGAGATGCGTTCATTATCGTTCCTCCGCCCCGCAGGCCCACTGGGCGACGCCGGATGGGTCGGCGGGCCGGACGACGGCGGCGTCCTGCAGCAGCCGCTCGAAGCGGCGTCGGAGGGCGGCGTGGCATTCGCAGGCGGCGCGCTCGAGCCCGGCGCGATCCAGGACGACCACGCAGCCGCGGCGGATGCGGATCAGGGACCCGGCTTGCAGCGCCAGGGCGGCTTCGCCCACCGTGGCCCGGCGCACGCCCAGCATTTCGGCCAGGAATTCCTGGGTGAGCGGCAGCGCCGGGTCACCGCCGGGCGCGCGGTCGAGCGCCGTCAGCAGCCAGCGGGCGAGGCGCGGCCGGACCTGATGCGCGGCCCGGCAGGCGACGGACTGCAGGGCCATGGACATCGCCGCTTCGGCTTGGCGGGCCAGCAGGCGCCGCAGCGCGGGCGAGGCGGAAGCGGCTTTTGCCAGGAGCGGGGTCAGCACCCGGTCCGCCTTGCCCGGCATCTGCACCAGCCCGCGCGTGAAGGCTTCGACCGTCGGGTCGGCGGCATCGACGCCGAGGCCGGCCGCCCCCTCCAGACCCACGGTGACCGTCTCGGCCGCCCCTCCCTCCAGCAGCGGCATGACAAGCGAGACCATGGTGCCCGCATGCGGGAAGTGGACGTGTGAAGGAATGCGGCCCGGCTCGAACAGCACCTGGCCGCGCAGGAGCGTGACCTCCTCAAGATCCGGCGCGAGACGGTCGAGGTCGTGTCTGGACACGGACGCAAGCAGGCGGTTGCCGTCGGGAGCCGCAGCGCCGGGCAGCTTGGCCTGGCCTTCGTTCGGGCTTTGCGCGTCGCCGCGCACCGCACTTTCCAGGCGCTCTTTGTCCAGCCGCAAATCGTTCCCCCAAAGCTCTGTACTTCACCGCCTTGTGAGATTGTCATACGACTGGGCGTTTGTCTGTACGAGAGGTAGCAAAATGGAGTTCTTTGTCGTGCTATTATATGCGTTCTTTGCTTCGTATGGGCAATTATACTTCGAGTTTATATTCACGCCGCGGCATTTAATTTAACTGGCTTGCGCACGCTCAGTCTGCAGCCTGGAAAGGCCACTTGGAGCTGCGATTGCATCCAGCAAGCTGCAGCCCAGAAGCTGTTCCCCACCATCACGGATCCGCGCGTCATGCCAATCGAGCACGGTGCGCGCCCGTCACGCAGGCGCATCCGACGAAGCATTCAATTACGAATTCACAAATCACATGCAAATCATCTTCAGAGGCGACACTGCAGTCGTATGGCCTTGCGCCATGGCCGACAGTCCTGTGCATGCCCACGATACCAAATCACCTTTCTTTGGACTTCGTATGCTGCGGGAACCAGCCCGGAAGCGCCGCGGGG from Rhodovastum atsumiense includes these protein-coding regions:
- a CDS encoding Crp/Fnr family transcriptional regulator; this translates as MRLDKERLESAVRGDAQSPNEGQAKLPGAAAPDGNRLLASVSRHDLDRLAPDLEEVTLLRGQVLFEPGRIPSHVHFPHAGTMVSLVMPLLEGGAAETVTVGLEGAAGLGVDAADPTVEAFTRGLVQMPGKADRVLTPLLAKAASASPALRRLLARQAEAAMSMALQSVACRAAHQVRPRLARWLLTALDRAPGGDPALPLTQEFLAEMLGVRRATVGEAALALQAGSLIRIRRGCVVVLDRAGLERAACECHAALRRRFERLLQDAAVVRPADPSGVAQWACGAEER